A stretch of DNA from Dehalococcoidales bacterium:
CTACTTAGAGTAACCGAAGTTGCCCACCTCCTCCACGTGCATCCCAATACCGTGAGATTCTGGACCAAGATTGGCGTACTCAAAGCCTACCGTGTCGGCCGCCGCCGGGAATACAGGTTTAACGTGGCGGATGTCGAGACCTTCCTGCACCGGGACGGCAGCTCCCCTACCTAATTTCTGACCGCACCGGG
This window harbors:
- a CDS encoding helix-turn-helix domain-containing protein produces the protein MPPRLLRVTEVAHLLHVHPNTVRFWTKIGVLKAYRVGRRREYRFNVADVETFLHRDGSSPT